The following coding sequences lie in one Rutidosis leptorrhynchoides isolate AG116_Rl617_1_P2 chromosome 6, CSIRO_AGI_Rlap_v1, whole genome shotgun sequence genomic window:
- the LOC139855626 gene encoding uncharacterized protein encodes MGVLGESWCFCNGGIKSERTKASIYSGKGSAMARIDSTGTGFLIHRNLLLTTHAILPSVASAEAAEIRLQNGVGANLFPHRFFITSSVLDLTIVGLDSVDGDSNVSIPQPHYLKTCFKPTLNLGSVIYLLGYTENNELTVGEGKVVIATDNLIKVCTDGVTWSPGSAGFDAQGNLSFMVCDPMKLSTSPNTKSTPTSSSSLTLSKKDLHMQFGIPIPVICDWLNQHWEGNLDDLMSKPKLPLIRLMSTGQKSEQSCTSFTMRQVFKTTEPESEPPTPSSANLTSKVKDQTGPGSIQDETTSSDQPTHVQGIPTPEIYESPKLTSVLVKKSQNPPIQLLDINFPPKIYKPIGPTTPIKKQSKPVFENEIVSVGSVNGADSEVQSCSSPNEGQNDYISEGETTMYSAETAESRNYPSPKERRFGQFSQQQVGRSQSCVNYNRWGPVQANTVARGRSLEKQRSYMHNRKVYSQGATSQRSNEYYNPTVSSIMKKRNNLEQQRPIRARRPAAVHSSPKWAF; translated from the exons ATGGGGGTTTTAGGCGAGTCATGGTGTTTTTGTAATGGCGGAATTAAGTCAGAGAGAACCAAAGCCTCAATTTATTCCGGCAAAGGCTCCGCCATGGCTCGAATTGATTCTACCGGTACCGGATTCCTTATTCACCGGAATCTATTGCTTACAACTCACGCTATACTTCCGTCGGTGGCTTCTGCTGAGGCTGCAGAGATCCGTCTTCAAAACGGTGTCGGTGCGAACCTTTTCCCGCACag GTTTTTCATAACAAGCTCTGTTCTTGATCTGACAATAGTGGGCCTTGACTCGGTAGATGGAGACTCTAATGTGTCGATTCCGCAGCCTCACTACTTGAAAACTTGTTTTAAACCGACTCTGAACCTTGGAAGTGTTATATACCTTTTAGGCTACACCGAGAATAACGAGCTAACGGTTGGCGAAGGGAAGGTGGTTATAGCCACTGACAACCTCATAAAGGTGTGCACCGATGGTGTAACATGGAGCCCTGGTTCAGCTGGGTTCGATGCTCAAGGTAATCTTTCATTCATGGTTTGTGACCCTATGAAACTATCAACATCTCCTAACACGAAATCCACCCCgacatcatcatcttctttaacCTTGTCAAAAAAAGATTTGCATATGCAATTTGGCATCCCGATCCCTGTTATTTGTGATTGGTTAAACCAACATTGGGAAGGCAACCTCGATGATCTAATGAGCAAACCAAAACTACCTCTTATCAGATTAATGTCAACTGGTCAAAAGAGCGAACAATCGTGCACTTCTTTTACTATGCGACAAGTTTTCAAGACAACCGAACCTGAGAGCGAGCCACCAACTCCATCTTCAGCTAATTTGACCTCAAAAGTCAAAGACCAAACGGGCCCCGGTTCCATCCAAGATGAAACAACATCTTCTGACCAGCCCACTCATGTACAGGGAATCCCAACACCCGAAATATACGAGTCACCAAAACTGACGTCCGTGTTAGTCAAGAAAAGTCAAAATCCCCCAATTCAGCTTTTAGACATCAACTTCCCTCCAAAGATATATAAACCTATCGGGCCAACGACACCCATAAAAAAACAATCAAAACCTGTATTTGAAAATGAGATCGTTTCAGTAGGTTCGGTAAACGGGGCCGATAGTGAGGTGCAGTCATGTTCGTCCCCAAACGAGGGACAAAATGATTATATAAGTGAAGGAGAGACTACAATGTACTCAGCAGAAACAGCCGAGAGCCGTAACTACCCGAGCCCTAAAGAAAGACGGTTCGGTCAGTTCAGTCAGCAGCAGGTGGGTCGGAGCCAGAGCTGTGTAAACTACAACCGGTGGGGTCCGGTCCAGGCTAATACAGTGGCTCGTGGACGGTCTCTTGAAAAGCAAAGAAGCTACATGCATAATAGAAAGGTTTATTCACAAGGTGCAACGTCTCAAAGAAGTAATGAATATTATAATCCTACTGTGTCGTCTATCATGAAGAAACGAAACAATTTGGAACAGCAGCGGCCTATTAGGGCTCGTCGACCAGCTGCAGTTCATTCGTCGCCTAAATGGGCGTTCTAA
- the LOC139853910 gene encoding secreted RxLR effector protein 161-like: MVGSLIYLTITRSEISYSVGIVSQFMQCPTNVHLDATKRILRYVKGSMGHDLWYKKCEDVLLNGFVDADWMGDANDRHSTSGYCFNMGFAVISWCSKKQDVVALSSTEAEYIAATMAAQECIWLRRLIGDILEKVDYVVKLKCDNESAIKLASNPVFHARTKHIEMRYHFIREKVLSGEIELANVRTNAQVADIFTKALMKTKFMEFRETLGIIDREFALRGSVKILVQSN, from the coding sequence ATGGTTGGGAGTTTGATCTATCTAACCATCACAAGGTCGGAAATTTCTTACTCGGTTggcattgtttctcaatttatgcaatgtccaactaatgttcatcttgatgCAACAAAAAGGATCCTTCGTTATGTGAAAGGATCAATGGGTCACGATTTGTGGTACAAGAAGTGTGAAGATGTTTTGTTAAATGGTTTCGTGGATGCAGATTGGATGGGAGACGCAAATGATCGCCATTCAACTTCGGGTTACTGTTTTAACATGGGTTTCGCGGTTATTTCATGGTGTAGCAAGaagcaagatgttgttgctttGTCTAGCACGGAAGCAGAATACATAGCTGCAACAATGGCGGCTCAAGAATGTATTTGGTTAAGAAGATTGATTGGTGACATACTTGAAAAAGTAGATTATGTTGTCAAATTGAAATGTGACAACGAAAGTGCAATCAAGCTTGCTTCGAATCCCGTGTTTCATGCACGTACTAAGCATATAGAAATGAGAtatcattttattcgtgaaaaGGTTCTTAGTGGGGAGATCGAGCTAGCAAACGTAAGGACAAATGCTCAAGTAGCCGACATCTTTACTAAAGCTTTAATGAAAACCAAGTTCATGGAATTTCGAGAAACGTTGGGGATTATTGATCGAGAGTTTGCactaagggggagtgttaaaatattagTGCAATCTAATTAA
- the LOC139855422 gene encoding DNA-directed RNA polymerase subunit 10-like protein — translation MIIPVRCFTCGKVIGNKWDTYLDLLQSDYTEGDALDALGLVRYCCRRMLMTHVDLIEKLLNYNTLEKSDTN, via the exons ATGATCATTCCAGTCCGCTGCTTCACCTGCGGCAAG GTTATTGGAAACAAATGGGACACGTATCTCGATCTTCTTCAATCTGATTACACCGAAGG AGATGCTCTTGATGCTTTGGGGCTTGTTCGCTATTGTTGCAGAAGAATGTTGATGACTCACGTTGATCTCATTGAGAAGCTTCTGAACTACAACA CTTTGGAGAAATCTGATACCAATTGA